AAGTTCAAATATTAATTAAAGGTATTACCATGACAAAAGTATTTTATAAAAGTTTTTTAAAGCTCAGTGTTTTTATTACCATTACTTTATCTACACAGTTATTTGCAGTAAATACAAATATACAAACATTACAAGCTTGTAGCAGTAGTAATTATGAAAAAATATATAATTTCACACCTTTATGTATTGGCGATGAAAAAATAGAATTAATAAATAACTTAAATACCTATGGAAGCAACAATGCAGAATATCAAACAAAAGGTAATAACTTTTCTAAGATTATTTCTCTTGATGAAAACAACTCAATTATCTGGCAAATCACTACGAAAGAAGGTTTAACTTATACTTATAAAGATTTGACTAAGGATAGTTCAAATAATGCATTATTTGATAATAAAAGATTAAAGATAACAAGTATAAAAGATACTGCAAATAATACAATAACTCTTCCTTATAAAAGTTCTGAAATCATATTTGATTATGAATATTCAACTAATAATGAACCTCTTTTGAGTCAAATTACTACATCTACAGAAAGTGGAACTGCTTATTATGGAATATCATATGATACAAATAATACTGCAACTATAACTACACTTCAAGCTCCTAAAAATACTTCAGTGATTTTAAGTAAAAAATATGACTATGATGTGAATTTAAGAGAGCTTAGAGAAAGTATTAGTGGGTTAGGTATAGAATCTCGTATAAAAAAATATGAATATGGAGATACTTCTTCAAACAAAATTATAAAAATAATTAATCCACTGGGACAGATTCAAACAAAAACTTATGATGAAAATAATAATCTTATTTCTTTTGTGGATGAAAATTCTTTAACAACAACTTGGGAATATGATGTAAATAATAGAAAAATAAAAGAAACAAGACCTGATAGTACAACAACAACTTATGTATACAGTACAAACGATTTAATTAATAATGCTTCTTACAAACTACTTATCACAGAAAAAGGGCAACCAAATATCACAAAATATTATGATAATAAAAAGAGATTAATCCAAACAGAAAAACTAGCTTTTAATCATAGAAATATTTTAGAAGATATAACATATGATGATGGAAGAATAAGCTCTTACTCTATGCCATATTTCAAGGGTGAAAAACCTTATTTTATTTATATCACTTATGATGAAAAGAATAGAGTTATTTCTTTAGATAAACCTGGACTAAATGAACAAAGACTAATTACATCATATACTTACAATGATACAACAACGGTAACTTATCCAGATGGTAAAACAAAAATAATCAATAATGATGGTACTAATACAAATCTTCAATATAAATATGATGTGATAGGAAATCTTATTGAAACTACTGATGATTTGAATAGAAAAGTTTTATATAGTTATGACCTTCTAAATAGATTAGTTAAAAAAGAGATTTTTTCTAATAATGCCAATGAAGCAGAAAATATTGTATATTATGTTTACGATAGAGCAAATAATGGTCAAGGAAAATTAGCATATGAAAAATCAAAAGAATATAAAAAGGAATACTTTTATGATGATTTTTCAAGAATAAAAGCTGATAAAGTATATCTTGGAAATAAAACTTTTGCAACACAATATTCATACACACCTGAAAGTAAACTAGAAAAAACAATTAGTCCTGATGGTTTTGTAACAATCAATGAATATAATGAGTTAGGTTATCTAAGTGCAATTAAATCTCCTAAAAAAGATTCTGTCGAGTTAGATTTTAATGCGTTAAAAGAACTTATCTCTGATAATTTAACAAATGAGTATAACTTATATGTGCAATATTATGATTTAAAATCAAAAGTTAATTTTTATACTTATAAAAAAGAACTTTACACAACACTTAGTACAGAATATGCTAATATAGATACCCAAATACAAGCTCAGCTTATTTCAATATCTGCACTTTTAGATGAAACTATTTCATTATTAAATTCTAATATTACTGAGTATGAGAAATATTTAACCAATTATAAAAAAATAAGAAATAACTATTTACTACCAAAAGCGACTGAGAATAGTGCTGAAGAAAATTTCAAATGGTTAAAAGATACTTTTAATAGTAGAAGTAAAGATTATCTTTCATTATCTACTACATACATTGATAAAGCTAGTAATTTACTTGAAGGAATCATTACAAATCCAGAATTGCTAAATAGCAAATTAAATATTGATAAAAAACTAATTAATAATTATAAAGATGAAGCAACATCAATAAGTGACTATGCTCAATCTTTATTATCTCAATCTAATAATTATAATATCCAATATGAAGCCTTAAAAAAAGGTTTAGGAGGAACTCAACAAAATGGGTATCTTGGAACCTTTGCTAGTGATGAATATAAATATTTTTACAAAATATTAGATACAGACCCTTTAGGTAGAGTAACAAATGAAATTTTAGGAAATGGCTTAGTTACAAAAAGAGTATATGATCCTTCTAGTGGAAACCTATTAAGAATCACAACTGGTTATTATGGTAATAATGATATTAAAGATATACAATATACTTATGATACCAATAATAACTTGACAGTAAAATATGATTTAAATAATAAATTTACTCAAAGTTATAAATATAATGAAAAAAATAGACTTGTAAGTGCCTCAAGTGTAGGAGAAAGCTTTTATTCAAATATCGCATATAACTATGTAGATGTAATTGATAGTCAATATACTTATAACAATGCAGAAAATAAATTTACAAATAAGACAACAAATCTATCAATTACAGTTAATGAGCCAAATATTATAAAAGATGGTTTATTAACACAAGATACACTATATGCAGCAGATAAATCAAGTTATAAAGCAACAAGAACCAATGGAGATAAAATCTCAACAACTTATAAAGTTGGTAAAAACTTTAAATATACAGTAGATGATGAAGGTACAAAATATAAAAACTATATCTATGTCAATGGACAACTAATTGCTATTCATGATGAGGATAATATTAGTGATTTATCAATTCCTAATAACTATTATATACATAAAGACCTATTTGGTTCTATTGATATAATTACTAATCAATCTGCACTTGTAGAAAAAAGTATAAGTTATAGACCCTTTGGAGAACAAAGTGACATTACTTGGACAACTTTAGAAGAAAATGATAATCTTACAAATATTGGATTTAAAGGATATGAGAAAAATCAATTTAATCTTTTAGATATTAATGGATATGCATATGATCCAAAAGTTGCAAAAACATTAACAGATGAATCAATAAATATATTAGATGACAATAGTAGTGAGTTTTTTATGTATAGTAGTCCAACTAAATATGTTGACAAAACAATGGATAATTGGTACAAAAACTTTATTAATATCTTTGATATGAAAAAACTTTTATCTAACGATGATCCATTATTTAACCTAGAGATAAAAAAAGATATTTACTCATTATCTTCTTTGGCAAATGTGTATATAGGTAGTACGCCTCCAGATGATTCAAGTTTGATATGGTATAAACCAAATGAGAATGGTGGGCTTGATATCTCAATATTTAATGGAACTTCTTGGGAAAGTAAAGGAACAACAGGTTCATTAGATACAACTGGAACAATTACAGCAAGTAGTCTAGAACAACTTAATAATATGCCTTGTTTTTATAAAGATTTAGGCTTTGTTGATTCAGGTTCAAGTAAAATTCCTTATACTTGTTCAACATCTCAAAAATGGGAATTAGGTGGAATATTTAGTGGAACTTTTGATATGTTAGACTTAGTATCAAAATATCAAACAGCATTAAGTGGAAGTAAAATCAATGCAAGTACACAAAATGGTGAATATTCTGGAACAAAAGAATTTACAAAAATTGGTGAATATTGGGTAGATGCTTCAAATAACTATATTGCATCAGATACTCTAGCAAATATTATTCCTAAAACAAATATGAATTTAAATAGTATTGCTTTTGCATTAAAAGATTCATCATCATTGTATATATTAAAAAAACTTGATGTACCAACACAAAATATGAAATGGGTTTATTTAGCGAATGGATTTAATGATATTGTATTAAACTATAATTTTATTGAAACAGTAGATGGGGGTTATGTATTAGATAAAAAAAGCAATAACTTCTTTAAACAAACAAATAATGTTTGGACTTCTTTAGATAATAAAATACAACTTTCTTCTAGCTCATCGGGAAGAGATATTTTTACAAACTTTAATAAAGAATATAGATATTACTTAGTAAATAATGATTGTACAGATACATCTTGTTATGGAACAGTTGAAAACAATTATTATGCTGGTATAAAATTTGATAATCTATTTATGTATAACTATCTATCAACAGGAAAAAATAAAAATGGATTAGTTGATGCTATTCCACAAGAATCAATAGAAGAAATGTACACAAATGGGATTAATTCTGTAATTTTTGATAATAAAGTATATACAAAACAAATTGATAATAAAAATAATATAACTTATAAAAGAGAAGATGATACTTATATTACAAAATTAGGTGCAGAAATACCTTCATCTTTTGTACAAAATGGCATATTAAATCTACCTACAAATTATGATTCAAGTGTTGCAGTATTTAATACTAATGCTTTAGTGCTACCTACTTATACACAAGCTACTAATTGGGCAGATGCGCCAGATAATGTTCAAGTAATGGTTAATAATACTATTTTTACACATAAAGTTAATGGGAATATTGACTTTTGGACAAATAATACAAGTGGTGATGGTCAAGAAAGTGCAACGAGAATTTTTACAAAAGGTGATAGAGGAAACCTACCTCTAATAACACATAGCTTAGAGGTATTGACAAAAGAAGTAGGTACACAAAATCGTTATACAGATGCAGGAGTAACATCAAGTATTGATGGAACATTTAAACAATGGTATTACTCTGTTTCGGGTACAATCTTTAATAACTTGTTGGATGCTAAGCTAGTTAATGCAAAATTTGGGGATGAAAACTTTGATGATGAAATAGTAAATGGAGGTTGGAGTATTGATTTAAATACAATATTCGTTGATTCTAATAACACTGTAGGAACTTTAGCAAAAAGAACACCAAATAAATATTGTAAAGAACAAGTAGTTAACTTTAATGCATATTTTGGGCATGGTAAAAAATCAAGAATTTGTTGGAAAACAAAAGGTTATCAGGGTACAAAAATACCTTCTTGGTTAAAGTCAGGTACTAGTGCTGTTTCTTCTTATGGAGGAATTGATTCTTCACAAAATTGTAAACATTATTCATATTATAGAGTTAAGTATACGTATTATGTTACAGGGAATTGTCCGGTATATGGCGCAGATGTTTGGTATAAATAGAAACTGTTTTATAAGATGATACTTTTTACTTTATTGTAAGTGAAAAGTATTATTTAAAGTAAGAACATTAACTCTATTAAGAGAAGTTTAAAATGGAATAAATTTTACTTAAAAGTTTTAATGCCATTCTATAAAATTCTTATTAACTCTATCACATCTCCATTCTGA
This is a stretch of genomic DNA from Arcobacter sp. F2176. It encodes these proteins:
- a CDS encoding RHS repeat domain-containing protein; its protein translation is MTKVFYKSFLKLSVFITITLSTQLFAVNTNIQTLQACSSSNYEKIYNFTPLCIGDEKIELINNLNTYGSNNAEYQTKGNNFSKIISLDENNSIIWQITTKEGLTYTYKDLTKDSSNNALFDNKRLKITSIKDTANNTITLPYKSSEIIFDYEYSTNNEPLLSQITTSTESGTAYYGISYDTNNTATITTLQAPKNTSVILSKKYDYDVNLRELRESISGLGIESRIKKYEYGDTSSNKIIKIINPLGQIQTKTYDENNNLISFVDENSLTTTWEYDVNNRKIKETRPDSTTTTYVYSTNDLINNASYKLLITEKGQPNITKYYDNKKRLIQTEKLAFNHRNILEDITYDDGRISSYSMPYFKGEKPYFIYITYDEKNRVISLDKPGLNEQRLITSYTYNDTTTVTYPDGKTKIINNDGTNTNLQYKYDVIGNLIETTDDLNRKVLYSYDLLNRLVKKEIFSNNANEAENIVYYVYDRANNGQGKLAYEKSKEYKKEYFYDDFSRIKADKVYLGNKTFATQYSYTPESKLEKTISPDGFVTINEYNELGYLSAIKSPKKDSVELDFNALKELISDNLTNEYNLYVQYYDLKSKVNFYTYKKELYTTLSTEYANIDTQIQAQLISISALLDETISLLNSNITEYEKYLTNYKKIRNNYLLPKATENSAEENFKWLKDTFNSRSKDYLSLSTTYIDKASNLLEGIITNPELLNSKLNIDKKLINNYKDEATSISDYAQSLLSQSNNYNIQYEALKKGLGGTQQNGYLGTFASDEYKYFYKILDTDPLGRVTNEILGNGLVTKRVYDPSSGNLLRITTGYYGNNDIKDIQYTYDTNNNLTVKYDLNNKFTQSYKYNEKNRLVSASSVGESFYSNIAYNYVDVIDSQYTYNNAENKFTNKTTNLSITVNEPNIIKDGLLTQDTLYAADKSSYKATRTNGDKISTTYKVGKNFKYTVDDEGTKYKNYIYVNGQLIAIHDEDNISDLSIPNNYYIHKDLFGSIDIITNQSALVEKSISYRPFGEQSDITWTTLEENDNLTNIGFKGYEKNQFNLLDINGYAYDPKVAKTLTDESINILDDNSSEFFMYSSPTKYVDKTMDNWYKNFINIFDMKKLLSNDDPLFNLEIKKDIYSLSSLANVYIGSTPPDDSSLIWYKPNENGGLDISIFNGTSWESKGTTGSLDTTGTITASSLEQLNNMPCFYKDLGFVDSGSSKIPYTCSTSQKWELGGIFSGTFDMLDLVSKYQTALSGSKINASTQNGEYSGTKEFTKIGEYWVDASNNYIASDTLANIIPKTNMNLNSIAFALKDSSSLYILKKLDVPTQNMKWVYLANGFNDIVLNYNFIETVDGGYVLDKKSNNFFKQTNNVWTSLDNKIQLSSSSSGRDIFTNFNKEYRYYLVNNDCTDTSCYGTVENNYYAGIKFDNLFMYNYLSTGKNKNGLVDAIPQESIEEMYTNGINSVIFDNKVYTKQIDNKNNITYKREDDTYITKLGAEIPSSFVQNGILNLPTNYDSSVAVFNTNALVLPTYTQATNWADAPDNVQVMVNNTIFTHKVNGNIDFWTNNTSGDGQESATRIFTKGDRGNLPLITHSLEVLTKEVGTQNRYTDAGVTSSIDGTFKQWYYSVSGTIFNNLLDAKLVNAKFGDENFDDEIVNGGWSIDLNTIFVDSNNTVGTLAKRTPNKYCKEQVVNFNAYFGHGKKSRICWKTKGYQGTKIPSWLKSGTSAVSSYGGIDSSQNCKHYSYYRVKYTYYVTGNCPVYGADVWYK